A stretch of the Amia ocellicauda isolate fAmiCal2 chromosome 10, fAmiCal2.hap1, whole genome shotgun sequence genome encodes the following:
- the hey1 gene encoding hairy/enhancer-of-split related with YRPW motif protein 1 produces the protein MKRNHDYSSSDSELDENIEVEKESADETGNMSSPHGSMSPSTSSQVQARKRRRGIIEKRRRDRINNSLSELRRLVPSAFEKQGSAKLEKAEILQMTVDHLKMLHAAGGKGYFDAHALAMDYRSLGFRECLAETARYLSIIEGLDGADPLRIRLVSHLNSYASQREAHTGLGHLPWASAFGTPPSHLAHHLLLQQQQQSASRRSSSPSSSTSSSSSSSSEAHAPSRLSSTPHTEAGPLRVPPNGTLAPGLPVGASATKLTPPLLSSLSSLSAFPFSFSAFPLLSPSALSPSAPSASIGKPYRPWGTEIGAF, from the exons ATGAAGAGGAACCACGATTACAGCTCCTCGGACAGCGAGCTGGACGAGAACATTGAGGTGGAGAAGGAGAGCGCGGACGAGACCGG GAACATGAGTTCTCCGCACGGCTCCATGTCTCCCTCCACGTCATCTCAAGTGCAGGCGAGGAAGCGCCGACGCGGA ATCATCGAGAAGCGCCGGCGCGATCGGATTAATAACAGCCTGTCTGAACTGAGAAGACTGGTGCCCAGTGCCTTTGAGAAGCAG GGCTCAGCCAAGCTTGAAAAGGCTGAGATTTTGCAGATGACAGTGGATCATTTAAAGATGCTTCATGCAGCTGGTGGAAAGG gttaTTTCGATGCCCACGCCCTGGCCATGGATTACCGCAGCCTTGGTTTCCGGGAGTGCCTGGCTGAGACTGCCCGCTACCTGAGCATCATTGAGGGGCTGGACGGTGCTGACCCGCTGCGCATCCGCCTGGTCTCCCACCTCAACAGTTACGCCTCTCAGCGGGAGGCCCACACTGGACTCGGACACTTGCCTTGGGCCTCAGCTTTCGGGACGCCCCCCTCGCACCTCGcccaccacctcctcctccagcagcagcagcagtcggCCTCCCGCAGGTCCAGCAGCccttcctcctccacctcctcctcctcctcctcctcttccgaAGCCCACGCTCCCAGCCGCTTGAGCTCCACTCCACACACAGAGGCTGGCCCTCTCAGAGTGCCCCCTAATGGCACCCTGGCACCTGGGCTCCCTGTGGGCGCCTCAGCCACCAAgctgaccccacctctcctgtcctccctctcctccctgtCAGCGTTCCCTTTCTCCTTCAGTGCCTTCCCCCTGCTCTCCCCCAGTGCCCTCAGCCCCTCAGCCCCCTCGGCCAGCATTGGAAAGCCCTACAGACCCTGGGGCACAGAAATAGGAGCTTTCTGA
- the stmn2b gene encoding stathmin-2b isoform X1, which yields MAKTAMAYKEKMKELSMLSLICSCFYPEPRKNLICEFEGKDMEVKPINKRASGQAFEVILKPPSPVSDVAHSLAATKKRDVSLEDIQKKLEAAEDRRRSQEAQILKALAEKREHERDVLLKAMEENSNFSKMAEEKLTMKMEQIKENREAYLAALLERLQEKERHAAVVRRNKELREELSA from the exons ATGGCCAAAACTGCAATGG CGTACAAAGAGAAGATGAAGGAGCTGTCCATGCTCTCCCTCATATGCTCCTGTTTTTATCCGGAGCCTCGCAAAAACCTGATCTGTGAATTTGAAGGTAAGG ACATGGAGGTCAAACCGATTAACAAGCGAGCTTCCGGCCAGGCATTCGAAGTGATCCTGAAGCCGCCCTCTCCAGTGTCCGATGTGGCCCACTCCCTCGCAGCCACCAAGAAGAGGGATGTCTCCCTGGAGGACATCCAGAAGAAGCTGGAAGCGGCAGAGGACAGGAGAAGA TCCCAGGAAGCCCAGATCCTCAAAGCTCTGGCTGAGAAGAGAGAGCATGAGCGAGATGTCCTGCTGAAAGCCATGGAGGAGAACAGCAACTTCAGCAAGATGGCTGAGGAGAAGCTGACAATGAAGATGGAGCAGATTAAGGAGAACCGTGAGGCCTACCTAGCTGCCCTGCTGGAACGCCTGCAGGAGAAG GAGAGGCACGCTGCCGTGGTGCGCAGGAACAAAGAGCTGCGGGAAGAGCTCTCGGCATGA
- the stmn2b gene encoding stathmin-2b isoform X2 has translation MAKTAMAYKEKMKELSMLSLICSCFYPEPRKNLICEFEDMEVKPINKRASGQAFEVILKPPSPVSDVAHSLAATKKRDVSLEDIQKKLEAAEDRRRSQEAQILKALAEKREHERDVLLKAMEENSNFSKMAEEKLTMKMEQIKENREAYLAALLERLQEKERHAAVVRRNKELREELSA, from the exons ATGGCCAAAACTGCAATGG CGTACAAAGAGAAGATGAAGGAGCTGTCCATGCTCTCCCTCATATGCTCCTGTTTTTATCCGGAGCCTCGCAAAAACCTGATCTGTGAATTTGAAG ACATGGAGGTCAAACCGATTAACAAGCGAGCTTCCGGCCAGGCATTCGAAGTGATCCTGAAGCCGCCCTCTCCAGTGTCCGATGTGGCCCACTCCCTCGCAGCCACCAAGAAGAGGGATGTCTCCCTGGAGGACATCCAGAAGAAGCTGGAAGCGGCAGAGGACAGGAGAAGA TCCCAGGAAGCCCAGATCCTCAAAGCTCTGGCTGAGAAGAGAGAGCATGAGCGAGATGTCCTGCTGAAAGCCATGGAGGAGAACAGCAACTTCAGCAAGATGGCTGAGGAGAAGCTGACAATGAAGATGGAGCAGATTAAGGAGAACCGTGAGGCCTACCTAGCTGCCCTGCTGGAACGCCTGCAGGAGAAG GAGAGGCACGCTGCCGTGGTGCGCAGGAACAAAGAGCTGCGGGAAGAGCTCTCGGCATGA